The segment TGTGGTCATGTTTGTGgtcatctctcctctctgcttcaCATTAGGGGTGTGTAATACtgacaaaaaacagacatttgtggGGACTACAATATTTACATATCCTGCTAAAGAAAATTCTTCCATCTTGGCAAAGAGGACAGTTCAAATTGTATAAGCTAAGTCTTTGTTCATTCCCTAAATGAAATCAATGTTCTTCCTAagaaacaaatgtaatgtgtgtttctCTTGTATTGTTAAGACATTTTGCCAGTCAATTTAAACTATTCTTTATCTGTTTATCttacagacattaaaaaagaaattaggCGTGGGAGAGAGTGCCGTTACCGCAGACAGAGTGGCAGCAGTGTGCCCGACTCTTGGTTAAATTTCAGATGGACACTCTCCAACTGACGTGTTCGCACCAACTCATGTGGAACAATGGCTGCTGAACTCTCACTCTCCAAACTGTCCTTCCTACTcctgaaaaacagacaaagaagagaaaagaaaggtgGAAGGAAAATGTAAGTAAGGAAGTCTGAAATGATACCATGAGCTTCTTGGCTTTGGTCTTTATGTGCAAGATGTGAAGATTTCCAGAGAGCATGCAACAGGATAGTGACAAATGACCAAATTATACCGGTTTCCGAGAAACAATGGTGATAACGTTTCAGATGTCAAAAGCACTGAGTCACTACCCTCAAAGGAGGGAGTTATCCTGGTGTAACCTGTGGTGTGAGCTAAACCCCTGTCAATGTGTGTGGGAGGAAGACTCACTGAGGTCTCTCATGGCTCTGTCTCTGGCTGCTGATGGGTGGTAGTGTTGCTTTACTGTTAAACTCCAGACCTTTTCTCAGAGTCTCCCTgatctgctctgtgtctgtcaaAGCACACAAAGATCAACAAAGAGTTAGCTCATCATGAACTGCTGACATAGAGAATGATTAACCCTTTTTAAATCCTCTGGGCCTGTAAGGATtttactcttttctttcctttaggACTCAGCCTACCTTTGTCCGAGAGCCTGCGTGGCTGTGATCCTATGCAGATGGATCGGctgtcctcctcgtcctctggCGGTCGACTCAGATCATCCCACACACACTTGGCACTGACACCACTAAGGTTAGAACCCTCTGTCTCAATTCCCTGGTCCACTCTCTCCTGCTTAGATGAGCAAGACATATACGCAAACATTAACACTAACTCAGAGAACTCACCTAAGGTAACCAGAAATGAAGACACGACATATCCATAAAGATGGACCAGCAGGAGGCACTAAACATCAGGTTAGAGAGCAGACTTATGAATCATTTGTTGTAAACTGGGGTGGGGAACCTTCTCCCTGTGagagtcatttaaagaaaatacagaatcTAAATATCTTTGAGTTGCTTTTTCCCTTATGGCTGTTGATCATACTTTGGGGCTGTATAATGTCTGGAGGCCAGATGTTCTTCATCCATCGCTGCATACAGAAAAATACTTTCTTTATTCCATATATCCTATATTTGAATCAGATTCCTTAAAAGAACTTAAACCTACCACCACATCCAGAGGTTAACATGTCATGACATTAACACGACCATAACATTGGGCAAACTGAAGGACTGTCTCCTTAACTAGAATCCTTTGGATACATGAAAGTGAGTAGTCATTTTTTCCCTCCAGTCCTCAAATTGCACATAGTGCaatttttaacatcacaatCAGCAAAACACAAGAGCTGCAATTTAATGTTCTATTTTGGACTATTACATCATCCAAAATAGTTTAGCAGCTCATATCTGCACCTGCAAATTCATCGTCTGTCAGAAAAATCACCCTACtatatacaaaacaaacaaaaaaaaacaatcacactcTCCAGAGAAAAATATACTTTGTACATTAAACATCCTGGGCAGTAAAGCTTGCTTGATAAAGCCTTACTTGTAGGTGTGGATCAATGTCAAAAattgtctctcctctcctcatgtcTGTGATGAGCCAAGGGCCACCAGCTCTGTACACAGGAGGACCATCATCAACATTAGTGCAGGGCAGTTATCAACACAAAGTTAATACATGAACAATAAACTCTCTTGCTctcaacatgtttgtttctcgTCAAAGTAACCCTCTGTCATTGAcgagaaacaaacatgttggGAGCAAGTGAGGTTGTaggctaatttaaaaaaaattggataTGTATGCAAGTGTATACTCTAGCTGATTCATATGTACAATAATACACAGGTTTACTCACATTTGGACTCCACGCATCAGTTCCAAAATACCCTGGCCGTTCCACTGTTGAGCTGCTTGTAGCTCCTCCGTACATACGCCAACAATCTATAAGAAACATTCAGACCTTTACTGTAGTCAGGACACTCTACTGAGATGTCCCTGAAGGGAAATGTCTACAGAAGTCAGTCTGGACTTCCCTTTTCCTCAATCCAAGCACAATATGGATGCCCAATGTTGATGTGCTTTAATTTAGCTGTCAGATAGTAAGTTATATTGGAACTCACCTGGAGAAAGCTCACTGAGCCAAAAGGTGTATGAACTGGTTGGATCTGTGGAtcctctgtgagcagcataTGCTGAATACGAGATTCACTGTTGTCTAGTGGATTGTGCCACGATACATGGTCGCCactacaaaatgtgttttctgtcaaacaAAGATGAAAAGGACAGATTTATTTCAGGGGTGGATAAACTGGGCTGTTTAAGCTGTGAATAAACACTGCATTTCAAACTTCAACCAGTTGTAAGAGGCACATAATTCCGTACTTTTCATTATTTGACTTAGTGGGGGAAAAGATACAGGAACAGGAAAGGAGAGGGCAAAGATCAGTGAGAGACTCCAAGTGAGTTagtgtgggggaaaaaacacagtttgcaagaaaaaaatacaaaatcaatATTTCCTTGTGAGGAAACTGCTTGGGAGGTAACATCCACTCAGCCTAGATTTATAACAGGAGAAGTGTGAGAGGGAAGATGGACTGGAATCAACATTCATTTAGCTCAAGGGCCCAGCCCACCCACGCGCAAATTGACCCCAGCTGGAGAATAGAGCGAAAGGCTGGGTGGAGAGAGAGGAACCAGGAGAGAAAAGccttcttttttctgtgtggcTTTTAAATGCCTCCTCCCTTTTGAACCACACTttgttgtgtatattttatacACAACTGAGGGATTTGAAGAACTTAGCAGAACATTGTGTACACATTGCTCCTGCACTCAGTCACAGGCAAACAGTGCCTTTTTAAATACCATGCAAAGtcaaagacaaatgaaaaaaaaacaaatcacatatATACTTGTTTAATCAGTAAAAATCCACATTATCTATACAAAGCATACAGTCTTCTTGTTAACCAAGATGTGAAAGGGTGGCATTGTCACTAAAGATAAGATAGCTCTTATATTAAAACCAAAGCAGTTAAATAATTTACTAATTAGTAGTAGTCTATTAACAAATATTGACTAAAtggaaaacacaaatcaatactTTACACAAAAGGTTCACACAAGAGACCCGCAAAGATGTTTTAAAGATGGTAGCACATCTACGTTGCTTCTGATGTTGCTTACACATGGCTGCGAAACATGAATAGTGCTTTGCTTTTGCATTTTCTCACCTGACTGGAACACATAGCGAGCCAAGCCTTGCATGAGTTCCGCTGGCCAGGTTGGTGGTGCCGTCTCCCCCACCTCACGTTTGAGTCGAAAGGTGAGCTCAAAACCAAACCCACTGGGTCCATCAGCCCCTGTGaatctgacacaaacacactttacttTTATAACCTCTGCCAATGGGGTTATGTTGTTGGTTGCATTTGTCCCTCTTTGTGAACAGCACAAGTCAAAAACTTAAGTATGGATACATTTTATGTGGATGTCGGCGGAATGCTTgtcaacaccaacaacaacacagcattaAATTAGACTCATGGGGTAAAGTGTTAGTGTTAATAGGTAACAGTCTACTAATTAGCTCCTGACATAAGCAATTACATGTACCAATGTATTCAGTTTTACACAGTTTATActgaactgaataaaaaaagaacggGTGATCAAGAACACTCTTTgtataaaagtgtgtttaaCTCTGATGGGGAAGTGGAAATCAAGTAATTACAGTAATAACATACTTACTCATGAACCCTGTTATCCCCATAAAGGTCACTCAGTCCAAAGCTGACATAGTGCCAATGCTCCTGGATGTCCTCAGCGGGACAGCCTGTATTCCTATACATACTGATGTAATCTAACGGGTCTGGTCCCCCTAACCTGCAAAAAGCATAGAATAAAACCCATCAGCAATATTAAAATAGATAGATCAACACGATTAGTAAATCACAAAAGCTGCAATTAAATTGTTATCTTTATGgtatttctattttctatgcaaattaaaaaacacacaacatgtacatgttggaaatacagtaaatgttggTCAGTTGCAACATTTAGAATAAAAATCGCAGATATTTCCTCCAAGTTGTTCAACCCTAATAGAACGATAACTTGATAGGTAGACAGTAAAATCAGAAATGGTTTTAAGTAGATATATAAAACGTTATATTGTCTAAAAGTAAAGATAGGAATACAAAGAGATAGATCAAGCAAAACTGGTTGcagatatttttttcctctttcgtACTGCAGTAAACCGCCGAGTTAACACGTAATGAGATTCATTCAAATTATCTTTTTACCTGTCTAGTGTACACAGTAGGTCCTGATTTAACTTGGCGACGTTAGCTTTGAGCTAAGCTATCTGGCTAAATGTCTGTAGCCATTACTACCAAACTGATGTGTCAGACCAGCAACAATAGGACGGTGGACCTACCAGTACTTAACAATGGCGGTTACTTGAAGCGGGTTGACTTGCTCGGGGTAAAGTCGCCGGCATTCCCCGTAGATAGCCTGCAGCCCCGGAGGAAACAGCGGCACCAGCCCGTGGGCTTGAGCACCACTGCTAGGCCGTACTTCATCCATGTCACGACCTCGACTAAATCCGCGTATTCTTTATAAAAACAACGTAGAAGTAGTTGTATCCCGATATCTGGCCCCCGACAActaaaaatacactaaataaaacataaaggtTTCCCACTGGCAACGCCGTCTTAAGGTAAACAGTTTTAACTTCGGTAGCCGTGCTGGGCCCAGCCTGTTGCTCATCCtaaatagaaaaatattcaaCTATTGGTTGGACGAAGGTCCTGACGTCACTGACATATGGCGTTATTACCCAATGAGAATCGACGTTTAGACGTTCTGAGTATTTGTAGCTGGTTCTGATTGGTCGATACGCTTGTCAATCAATTAGTAGGCGGGTATGGATTCGGGACATCCAGGGGTTTCAAGCGATCGTGAAAGAAAAGCGAAAAGAGTTGTGGTTCAGAAAATGTACCATTAcgaaaatatattaaaaaaaactattttctaGAATTTGTTTGAACATCAGAACATAAAATCGAGatttttatcatcatcaaaATATACCATAAggccagtgtgtaatatttagggtTTACTGGCATAAATGTCCTATTATGTTTGCATTATGCATAATGTATAAGATAAAAGCATTTGGTTTTCGTAGGGTTAAAATACGCCCGTAagatgtacagtacataaaGCAAGGGCTTTGCTTTAttgaggcagccattttgagctGCAATGTTTCTACAGAAGACAAAATGAtggatattttgttttttggagagGAAGTTTACTTGGTTTGTTACAATTGTCCTTCTCATCATCagatgtcacacatttttaattctaGACCTTTAAAGTAGTCGACCTAAAGCattcttttcctttcattttattgGTCCATGATATACTACATTTATATAGAATAGTATTATATGACGCAATAGGATTACTGGAAAAGTACTTGATTTATGAGTTCTAGCCACAGTTTattaaaatactcacattaTGGGTACATGGCTTAGTTCCCCATCTCTGAAACTCTGCAGATATTGACTCATGTAGGAAAAGAGCTGTATACAAAGTAGTTTTAATGAAACAGCCAATAGAAGGCATGTAATTGGTCAAACTCTCCCTTTAAGCAGCAGAATCACTTGAAttaccactctctctctcagatcacttgatttacattatgatgATAGGTTATTGtgaaattattgatcaatataTGATGTATATACCCTCTGAAATTAAGGGATTACAATGCAGTAAAAAAACCGAAATGCTCAGAACTATGTTTGCTTATTAGTGTGttttgaaaatagaaaaacGTATATGTAATCAATATATAT is part of the Solea senegalensis isolate Sse05_10M linkage group LG15, IFAPA_SoseM_1, whole genome shotgun sequence genome and harbors:
- the sufu gene encoding suppressor of fused homolog isoform X2, with the protein product MDEVRPSSGAQAHGLVPLFPPGLQAIYGECRRLYPEQVNPLQVTAIVKYWLGGPDPLDYISMYRNTGCPAEDIQEHWHYVSFGLSDLYGDNRVHEFTGADGPSGFGFELTFRLKREVGETAPPTWPAELMQGLARYVFQSENTFCSGDHVSWHNPLDNSESRIQHMLLTEDPQIQPVHTPFGSVSFLQIVGVCTEELQAAQQWNGQGILELMRGVQIAGGPWLITDMRRGETIFDIDPHLQERVDQGIETEGSNLSGVSAKCVWDDLSRPPEDEEDSRSICIGSQPRRLSDKDTEQIRETLRKGLEFNSKATLPPISSQRQSHERPQSRKDSLESESSAAIVPHELVRTRQLESVHLKFNQESGTLLPLCLRGRLLHGRHFTYKSINGDTAITFVSTGVEGAFATEEHPYAAHGPWLQILLTEEFVEQMLGDLQELNTREETKLPKEYSWPEKKLKISVLPDSVFDNPLQ
- the sufu gene encoding suppressor of fused homolog isoform X1 — encoded protein: MDEVRPSSGAQAHGLVPLFPPGLQAIYGECRRLYPEQVNPLQVTAIVKYWLGGPDPLDYISMYRNTGCPAEDIQEHWHYVSFGLSDLYGDNRVHEFTGADGPSGFGFELTFRLKREVGETAPPTWPAELMQGLARYVFQSENTFCSGDHVSWHNPLDNSESRIQHMLLTEDPQIQPVHTPFGSVSFLQIVGVCTEELQAAQQWNGQGILELMRGVQIAGGPWLITDMRRGETIFDIDPHLQQERVDQGIETEGSNLSGVSAKCVWDDLSRPPEDEEDSRSICIGSQPRRLSDKDTEQIRETLRKGLEFNSKATLPPISSQRQSHERPQSRKDSLESESSAAIVPHELVRTRQLESVHLKFNQESGTLLPLCLRGRLLHGRHFTYKSINGDTAITFVSTGVEGAFATEEHPYAAHGPWLQILLTEEFVEQMLGDLQELNTREETKLPKEYSWPEKKLKISVLPDSVFDNPLQ